Proteins encoded within one genomic window of Anopheles gambiae chromosome 3, idAnoGambNW_F1_1, whole genome shotgun sequence:
- the LOC1280542 gene encoding 26S proteasome non-ATPase regulatory subunit 7: MPSELSTTKVIVHPLVLLSVVDHFNRMGKIGNQKRVVGVLLGCWRAKGVLDVSNSFAVPFDEDDKDKSVWFLDHDYLENMYGMFKKVNARERVVGWYHTGPKLCQNDIAINELIRRYCPNSVLVIIDAKPKDLGLPTEAYIAVEEVHDDGSPTSKTFEHVPSEIGAEEAEEVGVEHLLRDIKDTTVGSLSQKITNQLLGLKGLNAQLRDIKHYLLKVGNGQLPINHQIVYQLQDILNLLPDIAQENFTDTLYVKTNDQMLVVYLASLVRSIIALHNLINNKLTNRDAEEGKKGDDAKDKKAQEGKDAGADKDKAKKESEKDGKKEDTKAEKGKDEKKK, from the exons ATGCCGTCGGAACTGAGTACGACCAAGGTGATCGTGCACCCGCTGGTGCTGCTCAGCGTGGTGGACCACTTCAACCGGATGGGCAAGATCGGCAACCAGAAGCGCGTTGTCGGTGTACTGCTTGGCTGCTGGCGTGCGAAAGGTGTTTTGGATGTGTCGAACAGCTTCGCAG TGCCGTTCGATGAGGATGACAAAGACAAATCGGTCTGGTTCCTGGACCACGACTATCTGGAGAACATGTACGGGATGTTTAAGAAGGTGAATGCCCGCGAGCGTGTCGTTGGCTGGTACCACACGGGGCCGAAGCTCTGCCAGAACGATATCGCCATCAACGAGCTGATCCGGCGCTACTGTCCCAACTCGGTGCTGGTCATCATTGACGCGAAGCCGAAAGACCTGGGCCTCCCGACGGAGGCGTACATTGCGGTGGAAGAGGTGCACGACGATGGTTCGCCCACGTCGAAAACGTTCGAGCACGTGCCGAGCGAAATCGGTGCCGAGGAGGCGGAAGAGGTCGGCGTGGAGCATCTGCTGCGCGACATCAAGGACACGACGGTGGGCAGCCTGTCGCAGAAGATCACGAACCAGCTGCTGGGGCTGAAGGGGCTGAATGCACAGCTGCGCGACATCAAGCACTATCTGCTGAAGGTGGGCAATGGGCAGCTGCCGATCAACCACCAGATCGTGTACCAGCTGCAGGACATATTGAACCTGCTGCCGGACATTGCGCAGGAAAACTTTACCGACACGCTGTACGTGAAAACGAACGATCAGATGCTGGTGGTGTATCTGGCCTCGCTGGTCCGATCCATCATCGCGCTGCACAATCTGATCAACAACAAGCTGACGAACCGGGACGCGGAGGAGGGCAAGAAGGGCGACGATGCGAAGGACAAGAAGGCTCAGGAGGGCAAGGATGCCGGTGCGGATAAGGATAAGGCGAAGAAGGAGAGCGAGAAGGATGGCAAGAAGGAGGACACGAAAGCggagaagggaaaggatgagaagaaaaaataa
- the LOC1280541 gene encoding small ribosomal subunit protein mS25, with amino-acid sequence MPFMKGKAPIRRTLQYLNAGQLMLKDKVKIFSVNYNTYGEHHEGARDFVFWNIPQIQYKNPKVQVVTFKNMTPSPFIRCYFENGKQMLIDIDSKNRQEILQHLTTVVGKSDETLKAEAKLAEKQDNPANFGIGCMKHCICEVPGQLPCPGVVPVPKHMRGKFKYQMKE; translated from the exons ATGCCCTTCATGAAAGGAAAGGCTCCGATTCGGAGAACCTTGCAGTACCTGAATGCCGGCCAGCTGATGCTGAAGGATAAGGTAAAAATATTCAGCGTGAATTACAACACGTACGGAGAGCACCATGAAGGAGCCAG AGATTTCGTGTTTTGGAACATTCCCCAAATACAGTACAAGAACCCGAAGGTGCAAGTGGTAACGTTCAAAAACATGACCCCGTCTCCCTTTATTCGCTGCTATTTTG AAAACGGCAAACAGATGCTGATTGATATTGACAGTAAAAACCGGCAGGAGATTCTACAACACCTGACCACCGTAGTGGGAAAATCTGA CGAAACGTTGAAGGCGGAAGCGAAGCTGGCCGAAAAGCAGGACAATCCGGCCAACTTTGGTATCGGCTGCATGAAGCACTGCATTTGCGAAGTTCCCGGCCAGTTGCCGTGCCCGGGTGTTGTACCCGTCCCAAAGCACATGCGAGGCAAGTTTAAGTACCAAATGAAGGAATAA